The Epilithonimonas zeae genome contains a region encoding:
- the abc-f gene encoding ribosomal protection-like ABC-F family protein, whose translation MLILQDISYQHPNKDVLFSDINFTLNSQEKIALIGNNGSGKSTLLKIVAGELQPKSGTIKSDSNICYIPQIFGQYNHLSIAEALGIDKKLNALKEILNGSVTEDNMGILNDDWTIEDRIKEAFTYWNLPDFDLNLKLKNLSGGQKTKLFLTGMMIHQQDLILMDEPTNHLDLASRSLLYDFVNSTSKSLLIVSHDRVLLNLLDKTCELNKNGISVYGGNYDFYYEQKKIEQNSLEQNIFNREKELKKAKEKERETIERQNKLDSRGKGKQEKSGVSRIMMNTLRNKAENSTSKLKSVHSEKIDNIRENLHNLKDNLSGIDKMKINFDNSQLHKGKILVKAEQINFSYYQGNLWKNNLDFQIVSGERIAIKGNNGSGKTTLIKMILGEFEPTFGEIYLAEKKTIYIDQEYSLIKNELSVYEQAQQFNLKNLEEHEIKTILARFLFWKNDWDKKCKFLSGGEKLKLLLCCLSIQNISPDMIILDEPTNNLDIQNIEILTSAINDYEGTLIVVSHDNRFLEDINVNKTISL comes from the coding sequence ATGTTAATTTTACAAGATATATCTTATCAACATCCTAATAAAGATGTTCTTTTTTCGGACATCAACTTTACCCTTAATTCTCAGGAAAAAATAGCTCTCATCGGAAATAATGGTTCTGGAAAATCGACTTTGCTCAAAATAGTTGCTGGCGAATTACAACCAAAATCAGGAACGATTAAATCTGATTCTAACATCTGTTATATTCCACAAATTTTCGGTCAGTATAATCATTTGAGTATTGCTGAGGCTTTAGGAATCGATAAAAAACTGAATGCTTTAAAGGAAATTCTAAACGGTTCTGTCACCGAAGATAATATGGGAATTCTGAATGACGATTGGACAATCGAGGACAGAATTAAAGAAGCTTTCACATATTGGAATCTACCCGATTTTGATTTAAATCTAAAATTAAAAAATCTAAGTGGCGGACAAAAAACCAAATTGTTTCTCACAGGAATGATGATTCATCAACAGGATTTGATTCTAATGGATGAACCAACGAATCATTTGGATTTGGCAAGTAGAAGTTTGCTTTATGATTTTGTCAATTCAACTTCGAAAAGTCTTTTGATTGTAAGTCACGACAGAGTTTTACTCAATCTTTTAGACAAAACTTGCGAACTCAACAAAAATGGAATTTCGGTTTATGGAGGAAATTATGATTTCTATTATGAACAGAAAAAAATTGAGCAAAATTCACTTGAACAGAATATTTTTAACCGAGAAAAAGAACTGAAAAAAGCCAAAGAAAAAGAACGCGAAACGATTGAAAGGCAAAACAAATTAGATTCTCGAGGAAAAGGAAAGCAGGAAAAATCAGGCGTTTCCAGAATTATGATGAACACGCTTCGCAACAAAGCGGAAAACAGTACCTCAAAACTGAAATCTGTTCATTCTGAAAAAATCGATAACATCAGAGAAAATCTTCACAACCTGAAAGACAATCTTTCCGGAATCGATAAAATGAAAATCAATTTTGATAATTCTCAGCTTCATAAAGGGAAAATATTGGTCAAAGCCGAACAAATCAATTTCAGTTATTATCAAGGAAATCTTTGGAAAAACAATCTAGATTTTCAAATTGTTAGTGGAGAAAGAATTGCGATAAAAGGCAATAACGGTTCTGGGAAAACAACTTTGATTAAAATGATTTTAGGAGAATTTGAACCGACTTTTGGCGAAATCTATTTAGCGGAAAAGAAAACGATTTACATTGACCAGGAATATTCTTTGATTAAAAATGAACTTTCGGTTTATGAACAAGCTCAGCAATTCAATTTAAAAAACCTTGAAGAACACGAGATTAAAACCATTTTAGCACGTTTTCTTTTCTGGAAAAACGATTGGGACAAAAAGTGCAAATTCTTAAGCGGTGGCGAAAAACTAAAGCTTCTACTCTGCTGTCTTTCCATTCAGAATATTTCGCCTGATATGATAATTCTGGATGAACCAACGAATAATCTCGATATCCAAAATATTGAGATTTTGACATCCGCAATCAACGATTACGAAGGAACTTTGATTGTGGTTTCTCACGATAATCGATTTTTGGAAGATATCAATGTCAATAAAACTATTTCATTATAA
- a CDS encoding nitroreductase family protein, whose translation METFLTKMQKRYTVKKYNSEGKLSNEIKEQLKSILHLSPSSINSQPWKFTFVEDSKAKSEFAEASYFNKEKINDSQLLVVFQVLKNAEDFEKQIEGNLPEGSIEYYNKMIKPHGEDYTKSWMSHQVYLALGVLLSACAQMEIDSTPMEGIEIAKYDAILNNEKYTTLFAVAIGVRDENDFNQPKLKAKSRLNFEEILDVI comes from the coding sequence ATGGAAACATTTCTTACCAAAATGCAGAAAAGATACACTGTAAAAAAGTATAATTCTGAAGGAAAACTTAGCAATGAAATTAAAGAACAATTGAAATCGATTCTGCATCTGAGTCCATCTTCAATCAACAGTCAGCCTTGGAAATTCACTTTTGTAGAAGATTCAAAAGCTAAGTCAGAATTCGCTGAAGCTTCTTATTTCAACAAAGAAAAAATCAATGACAGCCAGCTTTTGGTAGTTTTTCAGGTTTTGAAAAATGCGGAAGATTTTGAAAAACAAATCGAGGGAAATTTACCTGAAGGTTCTATAGAATATTACAACAAAATGATAAAACCACACGGCGAAGATTATACAAAAAGCTGGATGTCGCATCAGGTTTATCTTGCTTTAGGTGTTTTGTTGAGCGCTTGTGCACAAATGGAAATCGATTCTACGCCAATGGAAGGAATTGAAATTGCAAAATATGATGCTATTCTGAATAATGAAAAATACACAACGTTATTCGCAGTCGCGATTGGCGTGAGAGATGAAAATGATTTCAATCAACCGAAGCTCAAAGCAAAATCTAGATTGAATTTTGAAGAAATTCTGGATGTGATTTAA
- a CDS encoding winged helix-turn-helix transcriptional regulator yields the protein MFLIDNKKFPCGTSVTMRFIGGKWKAVILIHLAKGTKRYNEIRKEIPTITERTLSLQLKQLEDDGIIERKVYTQKPPLMVEYSLTEFGKTLIPVLRSICGWGNEAIKDSDKILVQN from the coding sequence ATGTTTTTAATCGATAATAAAAAATTTCCTTGCGGAACAAGCGTTACAATGCGTTTTATAGGAGGTAAATGGAAAGCAGTCATTCTCATTCATCTTGCAAAGGGAACGAAACGATATAATGAAATCAGGAAAGAAATCCCGACAATTACGGAAAGAACCTTGAGTCTGCAGTTGAAACAACTGGAAGATGACGGAATTATCGAGCGGAAAGTTTACACGCAAAAACCACCGCTAATGGTAGAATATTCTTTGACAGAATTTGGAAAAACTTTGATTCCTGTTTTGCGTTCGATTTGTGGTTGGGGAAATGAGGCGATAAAAGATTCGGATAAGATTTTGGTCCAGAACTGA
- a CDS encoding glucosaminidase domain-containing protein, producing the protein MRSFNIKLLMIFVLLFSLKISAQNSYVNQYKPFATELSQEFGIPTSVILSIAFMETGGGTSSACKVLNNHFGMTGKNDINNSRFKSFTDSKASYRAFCEWVSKKKFYQNLKGSQNHNEWFVAIASSGYSTKPAEWKQKLNLVMKKIGL; encoded by the coding sequence ATGAGGAGTTTCAACATCAAATTATTAATGATTTTCGTTCTGCTTTTCAGTTTGAAAATCTCTGCTCAGAATTCTTACGTCAATCAATACAAGCCTTTTGCTACGGAGCTTTCTCAGGAATTTGGGATTCCAACTTCGGTTATTCTTTCAATTGCTTTTATGGAAACTGGCGGTGGCACAAGTTCGGCGTGTAAAGTCCTGAACAACCATTTTGGAATGACAGGAAAAAACGATATCAACAATTCCAGATTCAAAAGTTTTACTGATTCCAAAGCATCTTATCGTGCCTTTTGCGAATGGGTTTCGAAAAAGAAATTTTATCAAAATCTAAAAGGTTCTCAAAATCATAACGAATGGTTTGTCGCCATTGCTTCCTCCGGATATTCTACAAAACCCGCAGAATGGAAGCAAAAACTGAATCTCGTTATGAAAAAAATCGGATTATAA